A region of Pasteurellaceae bacterium Orientalotternb1 DNA encodes the following proteins:
- a CDS encoding ribonucleotide reductase: MSRNIFEKRIQIKPYEYPELLEFKDAIRHSYWLHTEFNFTGDIQDYRTNINDHERHVLTRTMLAISQVEVNVKRFWGDLYKYFPKPEIDDVGGTFAESEVRHKDAYSFLLEKLGLNEMFSQIKEIKPLMKRIEYMEDFMREKDEGKGQFVLSLVLFSLFVEHISLFGQFLVMMSFNKHRNLFKGISNAVEATSKEEEIHGRFGIALYEILRDEHSELFTPEFYTELKVLADQALEAERGILDWIFEEGDLSFISRKTVENYIMSRYNNSLTTLGLEPPYDIDPDLLKETEWFDIEIISTKETDFFNKRSTDYSKKMKQITADDLF, translated from the coding sequence ATGTCCCGCAATATTTTCGAAAAACGCATTCAAATTAAGCCTTATGAGTATCCTGAATTGCTTGAGTTTAAAGATGCAATTCGCCATTCTTACTGGTTACATACCGAATTCAACTTCACAGGTGATATTCAAGATTATCGAACCAATATCAACGATCACGAACGCCATGTGTTAACCCGCACGATGTTGGCAATTTCGCAAGTGGAAGTGAATGTGAAGCGTTTCTGGGGTGATTTGTATAAATATTTCCCAAAACCTGAAATTGATGATGTGGGCGGTACATTTGCAGAGTCAGAAGTTCGCCATAAAGATGCTTACTCATTTCTCCTTGAAAAGTTAGGCTTAAATGAGATGTTCTCGCAGATTAAAGAAATCAAGCCATTGATGAAACGGATTGAATATATGGAAGATTTTATGCGAGAGAAAGATGAAGGCAAAGGGCAGTTTGTATTGTCGCTAGTGCTTTTCTCGCTTTTCGTTGAGCATATTTCACTGTTTGGACAATTTCTAGTGATGATGTCGTTTAATAAACATCGCAACTTGTTCAAAGGTATTTCAAATGCGGTGGAAGCAACTTCCAAAGAAGAAGAAATCCACGGGCGTTTTGGGATTGCGTTATATGAAATTTTGCGTGATGAACATAGCGAATTGTTCACACCAGAATTCTATACAGAGCTGAAAGTGTTAGCTGATCAAGCTCTTGAAGCTGAACGTGGTATTTTGGATTGGATTTTTGAAGAAGGCGATTTGAGCTTTATTAGCCGTAAAACTGTAGAAAACTATATTATGAGCCGTTATAACAACTCGCTCACTACATTAGGTTTAGAACCGCCTTACGATATTGATCCAGATCTGTTGAAAGAAACCGAATGGTTTGATATTGAAATTATTTCAACCAAAGAAACGGACTTCTTTAACAAGCGTAGTACTGATTACAGTAAAAAAATGAAGCAGATTACTGCTGACGACTTATTCTAA